In Pedobacter heparinus DSM 2366, the following are encoded in one genomic region:
- a CDS encoding RagB/SusD family nutrient uptake outer membrane protein: MINYKYSLFSLAFTALVFTACQKLEDRPLELITEEYLWDSKDSLGTNASYFLNDIYAGLPNGYNRIDGNLLDAASDDAVPSADNTAISRFTNGGYSALVNGDDAWGSNYTSIRKCNLFVQNFPKVNLKKSDPAIFIQGQYWKAENRFLRAMFYYELIKRYGGVPLLGDRVLTINDDLRLPRNSFDDCVNYIVSECDAISGDLRPDPIPAGDYGRITRSIALTLKAKALVLAASPLNNPGNDIGKWRKAKNALADVIRTGVYSLETSFANVFLVRKNNEVILAYQRALTFDVETNNAPVGFINGTTASRGRTSPTQELVDAFPTRKGLPITTDLKSGSNPTGYDANDPYANRDLRLDLTVFRNGSRWLGREVETFNGGRDRPGNSTVQTKTGYYMRKFMADFSNGTAYSNQTHNFPIFRYADILLLFAEAKNEVDGPGTGADSVYTYLRAIRARAGILLGTAPNTYGLTDGLRADQMREQIRNDRRVELAFEEQRFWDLRRWKIAEQVYNKPLHGIRITKTGTALSYQVETLSIPFQFFAPRMYRYAIPYSEISKNVNLTQNEGYQ; the protein is encoded by the coding sequence ATGATAAATTATAAATATTCATTGTTTAGTCTGGCTTTTACAGCCCTGGTCTTTACCGCGTGTCAGAAACTGGAAGACCGTCCCCTGGAATTAATTACAGAAGAATACCTATGGGATTCCAAAGATTCGCTGGGTACCAATGCCAGTTATTTTTTAAACGATATTTATGCCGGCCTGCCCAATGGATACAACAGGATTGATGGTAATTTACTGGATGCAGCCAGTGATGATGCCGTTCCATCAGCCGACAATACGGCCATTTCCAGGTTCACCAATGGGGGCTATTCAGCACTGGTAAATGGTGATGATGCCTGGGGTAGTAATTACACTAGCATCAGGAAATGTAATCTTTTTGTACAGAACTTTCCCAAAGTGAACCTGAAAAAGTCTGATCCTGCCATATTTATACAGGGCCAGTACTGGAAGGCAGAAAACCGCTTTTTAAGGGCCATGTTTTATTATGAACTGATTAAACGTTATGGTGGGGTACCTTTGCTGGGCGACCGCGTACTGACCATTAACGATGACCTGAGACTGCCACGCAATTCTTTTGACGATTGTGTAAACTATATAGTAAGTGAATGTGATGCCATTAGCGGCGATTTAAGACCTGACCCGATCCCTGCTGGAGATTACGGCAGGATCACAAGATCCATTGCTTTAACCTTAAAGGCTAAGGCATTGGTACTGGCAGCCAGCCCGCTGAATAACCCAGGAAATGACATCGGTAAATGGAGAAAAGCAAAAAATGCACTGGCTGATGTGATCAGGACGGGTGTATATAGCCTGGAAACTTCTTTTGCCAATGTTTTTCTTGTCCGTAAAAATAACGAGGTGATCCTGGCCTACCAAAGGGCGCTGACATTTGATGTGGAAACCAATAATGCACCTGTTGGCTTTATTAATGGTACTACAGCCAGCCGCGGGCGGACCAGTCCTACCCAGGAGCTTGTAGATGCATTTCCGACCAGAAAAGGTTTGCCGATTACAACTGACCTGAAATCGGGCTCCAATCCGACAGGTTATGATGCAAATGATCCTTATGCCAACCGCGACCTGCGCCTGGATTTAACGGTATTTCGGAATGGCTCACGCTGGTTAGGCCGTGAGGTCGAAACATTTAACGGCGGCAGGGACCGTCCGGGAAATTCAACTGTACAGACCAAAACGGGTTATTATATGCGTAAGTTCATGGCCGATTTTTCTAATGGAACAGCCTATTCCAACCAGACCCATAATTTCCCGATATTCCGCTATGCCGATATCCTGCTATTGTTTGCAGAAGCTAAAAACGAAGTGGATGGCCCGGGTACAGGCGCGGATTCGGTATATACCTACCTGCGGGCCATCAGGGCAAGGGCCGGTATCCTGCTGGGTACAGCACCAAATACTTATGGCCTTACTGATGGCCTCAGGGCCGATCAGATGCGCGAACAGATCCGTAATGACCGGAGAGTGGAACTGGCATTTGAAGAACAGCGTTTCTGGGATTTAAGGCGCTGGAAAATTGCCGAACAGGTGTACAACAAACCTTTACATGGCATCCGTATTACCAAAACCGGAACCGCATTGAGCTACCAGGTAGAAACCTTGAGCATACCTTTCCAGTTTTTTGCACCAAGGATGTACAGGTATGCCATTCCGTACAGCGAAATTTCCAAAAATGTAAACCTAACACAAAATGAAGGATATCAATAA